The window GTCAATCACAAAATGTTACTTGCACAATGGCGCTGTAACGTTCACAATCTGTATATGATTGGAGACAAGATCAGAAAAGCACGGGAGAAGACCGGACTTACCCAGAAAGAGCTGGGCAAGGCTCTCGGCGTGCAGCCACAGACCGTGTCCCAGTGGGAAAAGAACAGGAGAAATCCTCCCTATACAGCCCTGTCCCGTATGCAAAACATCATCGGCATGAATATCGGCGAAGCCTTTGCCGGGCCAGCGCCCGCTGCTGACCTGATTTCACCCGTGAATCCTGCTGTCACAGTCAGCGCCAGAGAGCACACTGCCCCGTGGATGGGGAATCTCCATATCCGCAGGGATCTTCCAGTCAGGGGAACAGTCACGGCTGGAAGCGACGGGGGCCCTGGCTCTGCCGACAGCATCACGGAATACATTGACCGTCCGCCAGTCCTGGCGACAGCCCGGGATGCCTTTGCTGTCTGGATCCGCGGCGATGCCATGGTCCCCGCCTATTCACCGGGCGAGATTGTCTGCGTCAACCCCGGCCGTCCGGCAGTTCCGGATGACTATGTGATTGTCGAACTT of the Pseudomonadota bacterium genome contains:
- a CDS encoding helix-turn-helix domain-containing protein, whose amino-acid sequence is MIGDKIRKAREKTGLTQKELGKALGVQPQTVSQWEKNRRNPPYTALSRMQNIIGMNIGEAFAGPAPAADLISPVNPAVTVSAREHTAPWMGNLHIRRDLPVRGTVTAGSDGGPGSADSITEYIDRPPVLATARDAFAVWIRGDAMVPAYSPGEIVCVNPGRPAVPDDYVIVELQDSPDGPGQRLLKKFVRQTGSELVFQQHNPAQESVLDSGKIKALYRVMRWKELMGV